In Microvirga sp. 17 mud 1-3, the genomic window GGTGCCGGGATGGCATCCTGCCGGGCCCGGGCCAATCGTGGCGAAGAGACCTCGGCTACAGCGCTCGTACTGACATCGTTCCCAGACAGAGTGCCGAGATGTTCGAGCACGTCGCTTTGCTGAATACGTCCCCGGGGCCCGGAACCTTGCAGGCGGCTCAGCTCGATGCTGTGCTCGCGAGCAAGTCGCCGCGCCAAGGGCGTGGCGCGCAGGCCGTCCGATACCGACGTCTGTCCCATAGGCAGGGCTGCAGGCGGTGTGGCCGGAGCCGGGGATGCGGGTCGAGCCGGGGCATCGGCAGAAGTTGGGATATCGATAGGAGCGCCAGGCGCCGCCTGGACCGGGCCATTATAAGCCTCGCCCTCCCCATAGATCTGGGCGACCACGCTGCCGACCGGGACTTCCTTGCCTTCTTCGCCTGTGATGTCCCGAATGATGCCGGACACGGGGGCTTCGATCTCCATCACGGCCTTGTCCGTCTCGAGCTCGAAGATCACCTGGCCCTTCTCGACCTTGGCATTCTCGTCGACAAACCAGCGGGAGACTTTGCCGGTCGCCATATCCATGTCGACGCGCGGCAGGATCACCTCGGTAGGCATCGTCAAGCCTCCTTGCGAACGAGCTTGCGCGCCGCCGCAACGATGTCGGGAACTTGAGGCACGGCGGCCTTTTCCAGCTCCGGATTATAGGGGAGGGGGGACTCGGCGCCGCCCAGCCGCAGCACGGGCGCATCGAGATAGTCGAAGGCGTCGCTCTCGACGATGGCGGCGCTGATCTCGGCACCGATGCCCAGGGTCTTCACCCCTTCATAGACGCAGAGGAGCCGGGAGGTCTTCTTGACGCTCTCGATGATCGTCGCCGTATCCATGGGGCGGAGGGATCGCAGGTCTACCACCTCGACGTCGATTCCCTCGTCGGCAAGCTGCTGGGCTGCGTCGAGCGACTTATGGACCATGATCGACGTGGCCACGATGGTCAGGTCGCGGCCATGACGGCGGGTCTCGGCCTTGCCGATCGGCACCGTATAATGGCCCTCCGGCACCGGACCCTTCATCTTGTAGAGCAGCTTATGCTCGAAGATCATGACGGGATCCGGGTCCGCCACGGCGGCGAGCAGCATTCCCTTCGCGTCGTGCGGCGTCGAGGGCTGGAGCACCTTGAGGCCGGGCACGTGGGCAAGCCAGGCCTCGAGGCTCTGGCTGTGCTGCGCGGCCGCGCCGGTCCCGGAGCCTGCCGGGAAGCGCATGACGAGGGGGACCGAGACATTGCCGCCGAGCATGTAGCGCATCTTGGCGGCCTGGTTCACGATCTGCTCCATTGCGAGCGTCGCGAAGTCCGAGAACTGAAACTCGAAGATCGGCCGCATGCCCGTGACGGCTGCGCCGACCGCGACGCCGGCGCCACCAAGCTCGGAGATGGGCGTGTCCATGACCCGATCCTCGCCGAAGCGATGGACCAGGTCGCCGGTCACTTGGAAGGCGCCGCCATAGACGCCGATATCCTCGCCCATGAGAAAGACGCGTTCGTCCATCTCCATGGCGATGGCCATGGCCTCCTGGATAGCCTGGGCATAGCTGAGTTCGCGCACATTCGCATCCATGGCGGCATCAATCCGTGTAGACATATTGCGTGACGTCGGAAGGGGAGGGCGACGGGCTTGCCTTGGCGAACTCCAGCCCCTCGGCGATCTCCGTCTCCACCTCGGTGCGGATCTTCTCGATCTCGTCGGGCGTGATCAGGCCGAGCTGGGTCAGTTCGGTCTCGAAGATGCCGATCGGGTCGCGGGCTTGCCAGGACTCGATCTCCTCCTTGGTCCGGTAGCGGTTACGATCGGAGCGCGAGTGGCCCCGGATGCGGTAGGTCTTGCTCTCGATCAGGGTCGGGCCCTCGCCACGGCGGGCTCTATCGGCGGCCTCGAAGGACGCGGCGGCCACGGCCCCGAAATTGTTCCCGTCGACGATGACGCCCGGCATGGAATAGGCACTGGCCCGGTCCGCGATGTTCGGCACTGCGGTCGAGCGCTTCGTCGAGGTGGACATGCCATAGCCGTTGTTCTCGCAGACGAAGATCACCGGCAGCTTCCAGATCGAGGCCATGTTGAGAGCCTCGTGGAACGCGCCTTCGTTGTTGGCGCCGTCGCCGAAGAAGGACACGACGACGGAATTCTTGCCCTGCTTCTTCAGGGCAAGTGCGGCCCCTACGGCGATGGGAATGCCACCGCCGACGATGCCATTGGCGCCGAGATTGCCTTTCGAGACGTCGGCGATATGCATGGATCCGCCGCGGCCGCGGCAATAGCCGTCTTCCTTGCCGAAGAACTCGGCAAACATGCGCTTCACTTCCGCACCCTTGCCGATGCAATGGCCATGACCACGATGGGTGGAGGTGATGAAGTCAGCGTCCGTCAGCGGAGCGCAGATGCCAACCGCGCTGGCCTCCTGGCCGATGGACAAGTGCATCGTGCCGTGGATCAGGCCGCGCATATACGCTTCCTCCGCGCTTTCTTCGAAGCGGCGGATGAGGTGCATCTTGCGAAGCGCTTCCCTCAGGTCGTCGGAGGAAAGGCGCCGGTAGACGTCCGGCAGATTGGCGACAGGGGGCGCTGCCTTATCGGTCGTCGGTTGAGGCATGACAATTCTCTCGGCAGGTTGGGCAGGCAGCATGAGGCCGCCCGTTCGTTCTCAGGCGACTTCAGCGAACCGCGCATCCGCTTCATCGAGGCGGCGGCGAATCTGGGTGACGACGAAGGACTCGTCCGGCTGGCAATTCGTATAGGTGAGGCGCTCACCCGCCTTGATCGGCTTCACAACCTTGGCGCGCTCCGAGAGGCCGAGCGGCAGGGCGCGCTCGCTGCGTGCATCGCTCCAGGTCATGGCGAAGCCGCGATAGTCCGTCTCGCCGATCTTGCCCAGAGTTTCGCCCGGCTGGAGATCGCGCTTGGCGACCGAGACACATTCCGCGACCGGATGGTCGAGAGGCTGCATGTCGGGCCTCCCGAAAGCGACGGCTCGCGCGGCGGAGAGCGGCGTCTCGAGGCTGGTCAGGTGATAGGGGCGGAGGATCGAGAAGCATGGGCCAGGGCCCACCTTAAGGTCGACCATGCGCTCAAGGACGCGGGGATGCCTCGGCTTTACGATGCAGAAGACGCCCGGCGCGACTCCCTTGCCGATCGAATAGTCGACGACGCCCGAACGGTTGAGAATGCCGCCGTCCTCTTTGGTGCACAGCACCTGCGCCAGCTGCTCGCGCGTGGCGGTGGGGCCGTGCATGCCGGGAACGTCCGGCACAAGCCCGGTGGCGTTCGCGACCGCAACCATCTCGACCATGGTCTTGGTACCGTCCACGAACTCCACCAGCATGCGCGCATTCATGTTGCGCGCCCGGGCCTCCTCCTCATAGTCGGCCGGCATGGCGTCGAACTTGAGCGGATTGTTCTTGCCTTTGCCGGCAGCCACCACTTCGAAGCCGAGGCTCTGGGCGAAGCTGAGGATTTCCAGCGTACAGGCCGGCTCGTCACCGGCGGCGCCCGTGTAGACGACCCCGGCCTTGCGGGCCTCTTCCTTGAGGAAGCGCCCGACCGTGATGTCGGCTTCCACGTTCAGCATGACCACATGCTTGCCGTTCTTCATCGCCTCGAGGGCGAAGAGCGTGCCGATATTGGGATTGCCGGTGGCGTCGATCACCACATCGATCCGCCCGGCCGCGCAAAGGGCGTTGATGTCTTCCGTGATGGCAACCTTGTTGGCCTCGATGGCGCGGTCAATGTCGGAGGCCGTGGAGGCGTTCACAACGTCATCGAGCGCATGGCCGGCCAGGAGGGCCGCATCCCGTGCCGCCTGCGGGCGAACTTCGGAAATGGCACCGATGCGCACGCCGGGCATGAGCGCGACCTCGACGACGATGTCGGTGCCCATCTGGCCCGCGCCGGCCAAGCCGATCGTGATCGGTCCCGACTTCTCCATCCGAGCGGCAAGCTCAGCTGCCAAACCCAGTTGCGCGATCCGCGGCATCGAACTGACCTTTCCCATTGAAGAGCGATGTCAGAAGGCTAGAGAACTTTTGTGTGTCGGTCAAACAATATGTACATTCTGAGAGCGCCATCCCTGCGATATTGCAGGCCTCAGAGACCTCCTGGTCTACCTCAAAGCCTGATCCTCATGGCCTGGCCATGGCTCCACAGTACGAAAGAACTATGCGGGGATGCCTATCGGTCACCTACTAAGCCAAGGTCTCGCTCGGACAATGCACAGCTTAAGACCGCGCCTCTGCCTGTGTCTGATTCAGATGGCGGCCCACCCAGGGCCCTGATCGACCCGCCAGGGATCGAGGCCGTGTGTGCGAAAGGGTCCGTGCAGTTCGGGACGAGATGAATTTCCAGCTCGTTGGCCCCCTACGCGTCACTGTCCAGTGGATTCATCAAGTGAGGGCTATGCTGGACACTCAACGCCAGTCACACTGTTCAGAGATGCCTTTCCCGGCTTCTCTCGCCGGCCTTGTGTACATATTGACATAAAAGGTGGCAAATGTTCTCCTCTGAAAATTGGCCTAAATGGCCGCGAAGGCCGACCATGCAGAGAGAACGTCTTGTTCGCCTGCGTGTTCAAGCTGGAGGTGGGTGATGCCCCTATGGCAGATCGGATTGCTGCTGCTCGGCGTGGTCTGGCTCCTTCAGGCCGTCGGGACCTGGCTGCAGATGCGGCATTACCGCGAGGTCATGAGCTCCATCGGAGGCAAGTGGACCGACGGGTATCTGGGTGTCGGCAATGCCCGCGCCAGCCTCGGGCGAGGCGTCATTCTCATGCTGGTTCTTGGTCCGGACGACACGATCCGGGATCTGCTCGTCATGGAGGGGAGGAGTGTCTTCGCCAAGTTCGAGCGGCTGAGCCAGTATCAAGGCCGCAATGTCGGCAGCCTCCTTGAGGACGAGTCCTTTACAGGAAGGCGCGGGCGCAGGCAGGCCCTGGAACAGGCATTGCAGCAAATCGCCAGCGCAAAAGCTAGGAAGTCCGAGGTTCCGGCTCTGCCGGATCAGCAGCCGGCATGAGCCCGGCCGCATAATATAAGACGAGGCTTAGCCTTACGTCAGAGGGAGGAAACATGACAATCCTTGCCACGATGGCTCAGCACATCGATGTGATTGGTGAAGGTCTTCACCACGCATCGCTGAGTGCAAGCCACGCCGTCCACAGCCTGGGCATGGCTGCGGCAGACGGCGCACATGCAGGCCACGCCGCGGGACAGGCATCCGGCGACATGATCGTTCTCGCCCAGAACACAGCTCCCGCGGCTCCGGGCACGGCAGCGGACTTCGCGAACCGGGTGAAGAACGTCGCTCAGGAGGAGCAGCTTGGGTGGCTCTCCACAATCGGCCGCCATTTCATCGGCGTGTTCCAGCAGGGCGGTCAGGTCTTTACCGGATTTGTCACGGGCATCATCCCGACCCTGATCGTCCTGATGACGGCATTCTATGCCGTTACAGAAATCGTCGGCGAGCAGCGGGTGCACGGATTGGCGCGCGCAGCAGGACGAATTGCGCTGACCCGCTACACGGTCCTGCCCGTCATGGCGATGTTCTTCCTCACCAACCCCATGGCCTATACGTTCGGGACCTTCCTCGAGGAGAGGCACAAGCCGGCCTTCTACGATTCGGCGGTGTCGTTCTGCCATCCCATCACGGGCCTCTTCCCCCACGCTAATGCGGGCGAGTACTTCGTGTGGGGCGGTGTCCTGGTCGCTCTCCAGCAGCTTGAGGCTGCCGGGAAATTACCCTCCGGCTGGCATGTCAATCTTGCCGTCTGGTACTTCATCGTCGGCGTCGTGGTGATCTTCATCAGAGGCATCGTGACGGAAAAGATCACGCAGATCATGGCTCGCCGCGAAGGCGTGAAGCTCTGAGCGGAATGTGGGAGGAGTGCCATGACAAAGACATACAGAGCCGTACGTATCAATCACGGATCGGGTGGCTGGGGCGGCCCGCTGGTCATCAAGCCGACGGCGCAGAAGGATAAGATCGTCGCCGTTACCGGTGGCGGAATTCCCCCGCTGGCCCAGAAGCTCGCCGATATGACCGGCGCGACCGTCGTCGACGGCTTCCGGGCACCGCCCGTCGAGGGCGAAATCGCCGCGGTGGTGATCGATTGTGGCGGAACCGCGCGATGTGGCGTCTATCCGCGCAAGCGTATTCCGACCGTGAACCTGACGCCCGTCGGGCAATCAGGACCGCTGGCTCAGTTCATCACGGAGGACATTTACGTCTCCGGCGTGAAGGAGGCCAACCTGTCCTTTGCGGATGACGAGGATATTCCGGCGCCTGCTTCCGCCGGCGCGAGCGACCTGTCGCCGTCGGTCGGCGAGGCTGCGGCCGAAGCCCGGTCGGACATGGCGCATTCCACCGCGCCTGCCAGCGGCTTCATCGGCATTGTGACCAGCGTCGGCCGCGTCATGGGCCGAGCCGTCGCGATCTTCTTCAACGCGGGCCGCCGGACAATCGATCAGGTGATCCGTAACGTGCTGCCGTTCATGGCCTTCGTGACCATGCTCATCGGCATCATCCTGTATACCGGCATTGGCGACCTGCTAGCCCAACCCATGGGGCCGCTCGCCAACAACATTATCGGCCTTGTCATCCTTGCGGCCATCTGCGGCTTGCCGTTCCTGTCGCCCGTGCTCGGGCCCGGGGCCGTCATCGCGCAGGTGATCGGCGTCGCGATCATCGGTCCGCAGATCGCCAACGGAACCATTGCGCCCGCAATGGCTCTGCCGGCGCTCTTTGCCTATAACGCCCAGGTCGGCTGCGACTTCGTACCCGTCGGTCTGGCCCTCGGAGAAGCCAAACCGAAGACGATCGAGATCGGCGTCCCGGCAGTTCTGCTCAGCCGTCAGATCACCGGGCCCATCGCGGTTCTGGTCGCCTACGGAGCGAGCTTCTTCCTCTAAACAGAAAAGAGACCCATGACAGTTTTCTACCAGACGAAGATCACGGATGTCGGTCCTGAAGTCGCCGAACTGATCGAAGGCGGCGTCCTGATCCTCTACGCGGTGGGGGCTCCGCCGGAGCTGGCCGAGGTATCGGTGCTGCACAAAGTTGAGACCGGACCCACTGTAGAGGCTCCGCCGGTTGGAGCAGAGCTTCGCATTGGTGACGTCTCGGCAGCGTTGACGGCTATCGGTGAGCTGGCATGGAAGAAAGTTGCGGATATCGGCCACGTCGTGATCAATTTCGACGGGGCCGATACCGCTGGCCGGCCGGGAGAGCTCTGCGCCTCCAAGGTCGATGCCGCCATTCTGCTCAAAGCCCTTGCGCCAGGAGCCGCGATCGCGATCCGATCCGCCGCTTAACGAGCGAACGCTGATTCATTTGAGAGTTTATGCGGCGCTCCGCGCGCCGCCTCTGATTCATTGGAGAAGAGCGATGCAGATCGAGCGAGCCGTTTGCGTCAGAGTTCGCGACGGCCTTCATGCCCGTCCCGCGACACAGTTCGTCAAGCTCGCGAAAAGCTTCCAGTCCGATATCGAGATTGTCCGAGACGGACAGGGTGTCAATGCGAAGAGCTCCGTCAAGCTGATGCTTCTCGGCATCAAGGAGAATGATGAACTCGTTCTGCGTGCAAGCGGCGAGGATGCCGCCACGGCCATGGATGCGCTCAGCCGTTTCATGGAGACGCCGGACGCAGGGTTGGACGTTGGAGCGCCAGACGCGCATGCGTCAGCTGCTCCCTCACAGGAAACCAGGCCACCGAAACCATCCTTGTCGGAAGAGCCACGAGGCATTCCGGCGAGCGAAGGGACGGCCTTGGGGCCCGTCCACCACTTCTTCCACGATCCGTTGAAGGTCGAGCGACGCCAAGTGCATCCGGACCAGATCGAGGCGGAAATCCTGCGCTACGAGGAGGCTGTCGCACGGACGGCTTTGGTCCTTGCGGAGGAGCGCAAACGGGCGGACCTCAAGCCAGAGGATCTTCAAATCATCAATGCGCTGATCGACGTGGCGCACGATGCGGAACTCGTCGGGCAGGTGAAGGGCAGGATCGGGAGCGGTGAGGATGCTGTCTATGCGACCCTCGCGGCCGGAGATGATCTTGCCCGCTCCTTCGAAGCCATGAGCGATCCTTACATAAGGGCCCGTGCCGAGGATATCAGAGGCATTACGAGAAATGTGGCCCTGACGCTGCTTGGACGCCGCGAAGCAACGCTCGCGGATGTGGCGGAGGGCGCAATCATCGTAGCGGAGGAGATCAGTGCCTGGGATTTCGCGAAGGCGCCGATCGGACGCATTGCGGGACTTCTCTGCACCAAAGGGTCTTCGACCTCGCATATCGCCATTATGGCGCGCACCCACGGCCTTCCGGCTGTGCTCGGGTATCCCGGTTCCGTCGAGGCGCTCCGCAGAGCGAAGACCGCTGCGATCGACGGCCATACGGGCGAGGTGGTGCTGGATCCGTCGGAATGGGTAGTAGCGACCTTCCGCGCTCGGATCGACAAGGAGGCGGAGGCCCGCGCACAGCTGGCGCGCTATTCTCACATGGAGCCGCGAACCCGTGACGGAACGCTGATCGAGGTTGCGGCCAATCTCGGCTCCCTCAGCGAGATCGACGCTGCTCTGAAGGCCGGTGCCATGGGCGTCGGGCTGTTCCGCACGGAGCTCCTTTTCATGGAGCGCAAGGTGCTGCCGACGGAGGATGAGCAGGCGGACATCTATACCGAGCTCGCGCGCGCGTTCGCGCCGCATCCGGTCATCGTCCGCACGCTCGATATCGGCGGCGATAAGCCGATTGCGGGTATTGATTTTCCCGAGGAAGCCAATCCCTTCCTGGGCTGGCGCGGAATTCGCATGTGCCTGGACCGGCTCGATATCTTCCGGCCGCAACTGAAGGCTCTCCTGCGGGCCGCGACCGTCGGCAACATCAAGATCATGGTACCCATGATTTCCGACGTATCGGAGCTCAAAGCCGTGAAGGCGCTGCTGGATGAGTGCAGAATGGAACTACGGAACCAGGGAATTCCATACGGGGATGCTGAGCTCGGTGTCATGATGGAAACGCCAGCAGCCGCCCTCGGGGCCGACGAGCTGGCGGCCGAGGCGGACTTCTTCTCGATTGGGACCAATGACCTGACCCAATACATTATGGCGGCAGACCGCCTGAACGCTCGCCTCGTCAATCTTAACCGGGCGGATCACCCCGCTGTGATGAAGGCGATCGACCTCATCTGCCAGGCAGCGAAGGGAGGTGGGATCTGGGTCGGTATCTGCGGAGAGGCCGCGGCCCGCGAGGACCTGATCCCGGAATTCGTCCGTATGGGCGTCACCGAACTGAGCATGAGCCCGGCCTCGATCCCGAGAGCCAAGAAGCGCATCATCGAGTTGTGAGTTCCCTCTCGGACCGGGAGGCCCGGTTCGGGACCTATGAAAGCTGAGAGGGCGGTACGCCGACAGCCGAGAGCACAGAAGCGGCCGTGACTTCATCCGTGATGAAGACCGTCGGCTTCACCATGCGAATGGCACCGATGATCGCATCGATCTTGCTTGGCCCCCCAGAGGTCAGAATCCGGTTCGGCGCTCCCGCGAGGCTTTCGACCGGAATGGCCATGACGCGCTCGTTCACGGGATGATCGACGAGGCGGCCGTCGAGGCCGTAGAAGAAGTAGAGCAGGTCGCCAACGGCGCCCTCTTTAATCAGCTCCAGCCGATCCTGTTCGGAGAAATAGCCGAACCGATAGGCGGTGGCGTCCGGGTTCATGCCACCGACGCTCAGTAGCACCGCATCGAGCGAGCGTCCTACTTCGAAGATCTCGGACAGGCCGCATCGCTCGATGAGGGCGTGCTTAGTCTCGACGCTGTCAACCAGAGCCGGGGCAGGGAGCAGGAAGCACTCCGACTGGAGAAGCCTGGAGAACTGCCATGCAAACTCGGTCGGGTTGTACTGCTTGGCCTTCACGATGCCTCCCAACAGGGAGACGACGGAGATATCGGGGATCTGGCGGTCACTGATGAAAGCAAGCGATTGCAGCAGGGTCTTGCCCCAGCCGACGCCGATCTTCATGCCCGGCTGCAAGAACTCGGAAATGAACTGTCCCGTGGCCGCTGCAATCGTACGGGTGGGGTCAGCATCCTTGGACGAGACGGGAGCCACGATGACCTCCCCGATGCCGAAAGCTCTCTCTAGTGCCATCTCAAGCGACGTCAGTTCAGAGACGGCACGGCTGAGGGTGATGCGGACCTCATGGAGGTTCCGTGCATCCGACAGAAGCCGCACGACGGTCACGCGACCGATGCCCAGGGCGTCTGCAATCGCGCTCTGAGTCATCTCTTCGACGTGGTACATCCAGGCGGCACGAAGCCTGAGCCGGTCCGATCGACGGCCAACGGGCATGGGAGCAGTGTCGGTATCGGCTGACGCAGCAGCGGCGTTTTTCTTTCGCGCTTTGTTCTCGGTCATGGCAGATTTCTAGCCTGGGCTCGCAAGAAATACAACGGCGAGTACTTCAGCTGAACATATTGCGCAGTAGATAGACGAATGATCTAATCAATTCTCTAGAGCCGGATATCCGGTCCGCGCATGTCGCTAACCGGTCAAAGAACGCCGGGTGGTAAATGGAGCCAGTCGGGAGGAAGAGGCCATGGACGGCATACTGACAGCCTTCAAAGGTGTCGTGGATACCCTCGGTGCAACGGTTTTGCTGCCGATCATCATTTTCATCATTGCGCTGGTGCTCGGTGCGCGTCCAGGCAGGGCGTTTCGGGCCGGCCTGACCATCGGCATTGCCTTCATCGGCATCAATCTCGTGCTGGGGCTGATGCTGACCACCCTTGGCGAAGTCGCCCAAGCCATCGTCAAGAATACCGGGATGCAGCGGGACATTGTGGATGTCGGCTGGCCTTCCGCGGCGGCCATCGCGTTCGGGTCGTCCGTCGGCCTGTGGGTGATCCCCATCGGCATCATCGTCAATATCGCCCTGTTGCTCGTAGGCCTGACACGAACGCTCAATGTTGACGTCTGGAATTTCTGGCACTTCGCCTTTGTAGGCTCGCTCGTGGTCGCCGCGACCGGGAGCCTGGGCTACGGCCTCGCGGCAGCTGCCCTTATGGCAGCCCTGGCGCTCGTGCTTGCGGACTGGACCGCCAAGGGCGTGCAGCGCTTCTATGGGGTGCCCGGGGTGTCAGTGCCTCACCTCGCGTCTGCGCAGATCGTGCCGATCGCGATCGTCCTGAACTGGATCATGGATCGCATTCCCGGCATCAACACCATCCAGCTTGATACCGATACGGTGCAGAAGAGGCTCGGCGTCTTCGGCGAGCCGATCGTCCTCGGTCTCGTCATCGGCCTGGTGCTCGGCTTCGCGGCCTACTACAACGCCGGCGATGCAGGCACCGTCCTCTCGAAGGTCCTGAAGACCGGCATCAATCTGGCGGCCGTGATGCTGCTGCTGCCAAGAATGGTCAAAATCCTCATGGAGGGCCTTATCCCGGTTTCCGAAGCGGCACGGGAATTCGTGCAGAAGCGGGCCGGCGACCGGGAGATCCATGTGGGCCTGGATTCGGCGATCCTGATCGGCCACCCGGCCGCGATCGCCAGTTCTCTCGTCCTGGTGCCGGTTGCGATCGTGCTGTCAATCATTCTTCCGGCAAACCGGATCATTCTGTTCGCGGACCTCGCGGTTATTCCGTTCGTCGTTGCCATGACGGCTCCGATCGTCAACGGAAACGTCTTCCGGATGATCGTCATCGGGGCGATTACACTGACGGTCGGCTTCTACGTAGGCATGGCACTGTCGCCGCTCATGACATCGACCGCGCAGACGGCAGGGTTCCAGATCCCGGCCAACGCGACGCTCATCACAAGCGTCGTCGACGGCTTCCTCTACATCCCCTACCTCGTGATCAGTGCCATTTCGGCGCTGGGCTGGCTCGGTGTCGGGCTGGTTCTCGTTGCGGTCGCGGCTCTCCTCTTCGGCTTCCGGTCTGCACCGCGGGCATGGGAGCGCATGGCCGGGGCCGAGCCGACGGAGCCCGTCATCCAGACCCGCGCCACAATGCCGGCGGAGTAGGGCATGGCTGTCGATTTTCGATCGATCCTCTCTCCCCAGGCCATGTGCCTGGGGATATCGGCCAGATCATCAGACGAAGTGATCAGGCTTTTGGGAGAGCGGCTCATTGCTCTCGGAAAGGTCAAGGCTGATTACCCGGATGCGCTGATCTCCCGTGAGAGCACCATGCCCACCGGACTGCCTCTCGGCACGATCAACGTAGCCGTTCCCCATTCCGATCCTGTGCATGTCGTTGCTCCGGCCATCGCATTGGCCACTCTGGAAGAGCCCGTCTCCTTTGGCAGCATGGATGACCCTGAGGACAGAATTCCAGTCCAGATTGTCATTGCCCTGGCATTGACCGACAAGGATGCGCAGATCGAAATGCTGCAGGCCGTTGCAGGCTTTATCCAAAACCCGGGAGCTCTGGCCGCCCTTGCCGAGGCAAGGACGCCCGAGGAGGCATTCTCGGCCCTTCCAACCTGAAAAGTGAGTTTTTCTATGGCTCAGCCCAAAGTCGTTCTGGTCGCCTGCGGAACAGCGGTCGCAACATCAACCGTCGTTGCGCTTGCAATCGAGGAGGCCATGGCGGAACGGGGTATTCCTGTCGTGATCCGCCAGTGCAAGGCAACTGAGGTTCGCAGCATGGTTGCCGATGTCGACATCGTGGTTGCGACGACTCCGGTGCCAGACGATCTTGGCAAGCCGACATTCAAGGGCCTTCCGTTCCTCACCGGTATCGGAAAGAGCCAAGTGCTGGACGATATTGAGAAGGCGCTGCGGAGCTAACCGGTTAAGACGCTTACCGGG contains:
- the ptsP gene encoding phosphoenolpyruvate--protein phosphotransferase; translation: MQIERAVCVRVRDGLHARPATQFVKLAKSFQSDIEIVRDGQGVNAKSSVKLMLLGIKENDELVLRASGEDAATAMDALSRFMETPDAGLDVGAPDAHASAAPSQETRPPKPSLSEEPRGIPASEGTALGPVHHFFHDPLKVERRQVHPDQIEAEILRYEEAVARTALVLAEERKRADLKPEDLQIINALIDVAHDAELVGQVKGRIGSGEDAVYATLAAGDDLARSFEAMSDPYIRARAEDIRGITRNVALTLLGRREATLADVAEGAIIVAEEISAWDFAKAPIGRIAGLLCTKGSSTSHIAIMARTHGLPAVLGYPGSVEALRRAKTAAIDGHTGEVVLDPSEWVVATFRARIDKEAEARAQLARYSHMEPRTRDGTLIEVAANLGSLSEIDAALKAGAMGVGLFRTELLFMERKVLPTEDEQADIYTELARAFAPHPVIVRTLDIGGDKPIAGIDFPEEANPFLGWRGIRMCLDRLDIFRPQLKALLRAATVGNIKIMVPMISDVSELKAVKALLDECRMELRNQGIPYGDAELGVMMETPAAALGADELAAEADFFSIGTNDLTQYIMAADRLNARLVNLNRADHPAVMKAIDLICQAAKGGGIWVGICGEAAAREDLIPEFVRMGVTELSMSPASIPRAKKRIIEL
- a CDS encoding alpha-ketoacid dehydrogenase subunit beta; translation: MDANVRELSYAQAIQEAMAIAMEMDERVFLMGEDIGVYGGAFQVTGDLVHRFGEDRVMDTPISELGGAGVAVGAAVTGMRPIFEFQFSDFATLAMEQIVNQAAKMRYMLGGNVSVPLVMRFPAGSGTGAAAQHSQSLEAWLAHVPGLKVLQPSTPHDAKGMLLAAVADPDPVMIFEHKLLYKMKGPVPEGHYTVPIGKAETRRHGRDLTIVATSIMVHKSLDAAQQLADEGIDVEVVDLRSLRPMDTATIIESVKKTSRLLCVYEGVKTLGIGAEISAAIVESDAFDYLDAPVLRLGGAESPLPYNPELEKAAVPQVPDIVAAARKLVRKEA
- a CDS encoding transcriptional regulator GutM, encoding MPLWQIGLLLLGVVWLLQAVGTWLQMRHYREVMSSIGGKWTDGYLGVGNARASLGRGVILMLVLGPDDTIRDLLVMEGRSVFAKFERLSQYQGRNVGSLLEDESFTGRRGRRQALEQALQQIASAKARKSEVPALPDQQPA
- a CDS encoding thiamine pyrophosphate-dependent dehydrogenase E1 component subunit alpha, with translation MPQPTTDKAAPPVANLPDVYRRLSSDDLREALRKMHLIRRFEESAEEAYMRGLIHGTMHLSIGQEASAVGICAPLTDADFITSTHRGHGHCIGKGAEVKRMFAEFFGKEDGYCRGRGGSMHIADVSKGNLGANGIVGGGIPIAVGAALALKKQGKNSVVVSFFGDGANNEGAFHEALNMASIWKLPVIFVCENNGYGMSTSTKRSTAVPNIADRASAYSMPGVIVDGNNFGAVAAASFEAADRARRGEGPTLIESKTYRIRGHSRSDRNRYRTKEEIESWQARDPIGIFETELTQLGLITPDEIEKIRTEVETEIAEGLEFAKASPSPSPSDVTQYVYTD
- a CDS encoding PTS glucitol/sorbitol transporter subunit IIB — encoded protein: MTKTYRAVRINHGSGGWGGPLVIKPTAQKDKIVAVTGGGIPPLAQKLADMTGATVVDGFRAPPVEGEIAAVVIDCGGTARCGVYPRKRIPTVNLTPVGQSGPLAQFITEDIYVSGVKEANLSFADDEDIPAPASAGASDLSPSVGEAAAEARSDMAHSTAPASGFIGIVTSVGRVMGRAVAIFFNAGRRTIDQVIRNVLPFMAFVTMLIGIILYTGIGDLLAQPMGPLANNIIGLVILAAICGLPFLSPVLGPGAVIAQVIGVAIIGPQIANGTIAPAMALPALFAYNAQVGCDFVPVGLALGEAKPKTIEIGVPAVLLSRQITGPIAVLVAYGASFFL
- a CDS encoding PTS glucitol/sorbitol transporter subunit IIA; translation: MTVFYQTKITDVGPEVAELIEGGVLILYAVGAPPELAEVSVLHKVETGPTVEAPPVGAELRIGDVSAALTAIGELAWKKVADIGHVVINFDGADTAGRPGELCASKVDAAILLKALAPGAAIAIRSAA
- a CDS encoding NAD(P)H-dependent oxidoreductase, producing the protein MPRIAQLGLAAELAARMEKSGPITIGLAGAGQMGTDIVVEVALMPGVRIGAISEVRPQAARDAALLAGHALDDVVNASTASDIDRAIEANKVAITEDINALCAAGRIDVVIDATGNPNIGTLFALEAMKNGKHVVMLNVEADITVGRFLKEEARKAGVVYTGAAGDEPACTLEILSFAQSLGFEVVAAGKGKNNPLKFDAMPADYEEEARARNMNARMLVEFVDGTKTMVEMVAVANATGLVPDVPGMHGPTATREQLAQVLCTKEDGGILNRSGVVDYSIGKGVAPGVFCIVKPRHPRVLERMVDLKVGPGPCFSILRPYHLTSLETPLSAARAVAFGRPDMQPLDHPVAECVSVAKRDLQPGETLGKIGETDYRGFAMTWSDARSERALPLGLSERAKVVKPIKAGERLTYTNCQPDESFVVTQIRRRLDEADARFAEVA
- a CDS encoding PTS glucitol/sorbitol transporter subunit IIC, encoding MTILATMAQHIDVIGEGLHHASLSASHAVHSLGMAAADGAHAGHAAGQASGDMIVLAQNTAPAAPGTAADFANRVKNVAQEEQLGWLSTIGRHFIGVFQQGGQVFTGFVTGIIPTLIVLMTAFYAVTEIVGEQRVHGLARAAGRIALTRYTVLPVMAMFFLTNPMAYTFGTFLEERHKPAFYDSAVSFCHPITGLFPHANAGEYFVWGGVLVALQQLEAAGKLPSGWHVNLAVWYFIVGVVVIFIRGIVTEKITQIMARREGVKL